In Pleurocapsa sp. PCC 7319, the following are encoded in one genomic region:
- the cobT gene encoding nicotinate mononucleotide-dependent phosphoribosyltransferase CobT, producing the protein MIYVYSQLQSGFRWLRQYSGANPSFACILGFTATGLIPGISAAGATPQDREYTAIADAEFLAQGVQANYHHPLPILTAGVSPTFISRAVVEALQIPTYIFNAGLPHQPTVDTIDLRGIPAACITTGRAMHLETVQHLFKQGQKWGEKLANTTDYLIIGECVVGGTTTALALLMALGIESRGMVNSSHPSCNHTQKWSVVQTGLLQADLLTSQPNDLHDPLKLVAAIGDPMQIVAAGMAITASKHMGVLLAGGTQMLAVYALIEALINYHHVSAQLSQIVVGTTRWVAEDTTGNTVGLAKRIGRVPLLATRLSFATSRYTNFRAYSQGYVKEGVGAGGCAIAAHLKLNWTSTRLLTVIETLFARYRHLRMNSIGQ; encoded by the coding sequence ATGATTTACGTTTACAGTCAGTTACAATCAGGATTTCGTTGGTTAAGACAATATAGTGGTGCTAATCCTAGTTTTGCTTGTATTTTAGGTTTTACCGCTACGGGATTAATTCCAGGTATTTCCGCAGCAGGGGCAACCCCTCAAGATCGAGAATATACAGCGATCGCCGATGCGGAATTTTTGGCTCAAGGTGTACAAGCAAATTATCACCATCCTTTACCAATACTTACCGCAGGAGTATCGCCAACGTTTATTTCTCGTGCAGTAGTAGAGGCTTTGCAGATCCCTACCTACATTTTTAATGCTGGTTTACCCCATCAGCCAACGGTAGATACTATCGATCTGCGGGGAATTCCTGCTGCTTGTATCACTACTGGTCGAGCGATGCACCTAGAGACGGTACAACACCTATTTAAACAAGGTCAGAAATGGGGGGAAAAACTGGCAAATACGACTGATTATTTGATTATTGGAGAATGTGTAGTTGGGGGGACAACCACGGCTCTAGCTCTATTGATGGCATTGGGAATTGAGTCTAGGGGAATGGTTAATAGTAGTCATCCTAGTTGCAATCATACCCAAAAATGGTCGGTGGTTCAGACTGGACTATTGCAGGCAGACTTATTAACATCTCAGCCAAACGATCTCCATGATCCCCTAAAGTTAGTGGCAGCAATCGGCGATCCGATGCAAATTGTCGCAGCAGGCATGGCAATCACCGCCAGTAAACATATGGGAGTATTGTTAGCAGGTGGTACACAAATGCTAGCAGTTTATGCTCTAATTGAAGCGCTCATAAACTATCATCACGTATCAGCTCAATTATCTCAGATTGTTGTAGGTACAACTAGATGGGTAGCAGAAGATACTACCGGCAATACAGTTGGTTTGGCAAAACGTATCGGTAGGGTCCCTCTCTTGGCTACTAGACTTAGTTTTGCTACTTCTCGATATACTAATTTTCGAGCCTATTCCCAAGGTTATGTCAAAGAAGGAGTAGGAGCTGGAGGCTGCGCGATCGCAGCTCACCTTAAATTAAATTGGACTTCCACTCGCTTGCTGACTGTCATCGAAACTCTATTTGCTCGTTATCGCCATTTAAGAATGAATTCTATAGGTCAATAA
- a CDS encoding extracellular solute-binding protein, which produces MNYQLSRRSFLSTSAAIALTQLLLGCSNTGTISQILFLEDSIPAQLISDFSRTIGKENQVKFKPQTQIYQIFDSLLNWQQSEKTAQQTKGLFDKIFNKSIVNHGLTTLGDFWLQSAIKQNLIQPLSIKDISSWQNLPTKWQQLVRRNPQGKLTANGMIWGAPYRWGSTVIAYRSDKLEQQGINVSDWSDLWQESLRDRISLLDSPREVIGLTLKKLGHSYNTANLDSVPNLETELLALHQQAKLYSLDHYLEPLILGDTWVAVAWSTDILPLLKRYPDLKFIIPQSGASLWADIWVQPQVSKNSTEPTNSNESKAVIESWINFCWQPKAAKQISLFTNGISPILSSLKSEDIPQDLQENVFLNSEILNSSASEFLLPLTSETEQQYRDMWLKIRQSV; this is translated from the coding sequence ATGAATTACCAGCTATCTCGTCGTTCCTTTTTATCTACTTCTGCTGCTATAGCGTTGACACAACTATTGTTAGGTTGTAGCAATACTGGTACAATTTCCCAAATATTATTTCTCGAAGATTCTATCCCAGCACAGTTAATTAGCGATTTTAGCAGGACTATTGGTAAAGAAAATCAAGTTAAATTTAAACCTCAAACGCAAATATATCAAATCTTTGATTCTCTTCTTAATTGGCAGCAAAGTGAAAAAACAGCTCAACAGACCAAAGGGTTATTCGATAAAATCTTTAATAAATCTATAGTTAATCATGGTTTGACTACTTTAGGAGATTTTTGGTTACAGTCGGCAATCAAACAAAATCTGATTCAACCTTTATCGATCAAGGACATATCTAGTTGGCAAAACCTACCAACTAAATGGCAACAATTGGTTCGGCGCAATCCTCAAGGAAAATTAACAGCAAATGGTATGATTTGGGGTGCGCCATATCGTTGGGGTAGTACGGTAATTGCTTATCGAAGCGATAAGCTAGAACAGCAGGGAATAAATGTCTCAGATTGGAGCGATCTTTGGCAAGAGAGTTTACGCGATCGCATTTCTTTATTAGATTCTCCTCGAGAAGTTATTGGCTTAACTTTGAAAAAACTAGGACATTCTTACAATACTGCAAATTTAGATTCCGTACCGAATCTAGAAACGGAATTATTAGCTCTACATCAACAAGCAAAGTTATATAGCTTAGATCATTATTTAGAACCACTTATTTTAGGTGATACATGGGTTGCTGTTGCCTGGTCAACAGACATCTTACCTTTACTTAAACGTTATCCCGATCTTAAATTTATCATTCCTCAATCGGGAGCATCTTTATGGGCAGATATTTGGGTTCAACCTCAGGTATCAAAAAACTCAACAGAACCAACAAATAGCAATGAATCTAAAGCTGTAATTGAATCATGGATTAACTTTTGCTGGCAACCGAAAGCAGCTAAACAAATATCTCTTTTTACTAACGGAATTTCACCAATTTTGTCATCACTTAAGTCAGAAGACATACCTCAAGATCTCCAAGAGAATGTTTTTCTTAATTCAGAAATTTTAAATTCTTCAGCTAGCGAGTTTTTATTACCTCTTACATCAGAAACAGAACAGCAATATCGCGATATGTGGCTTAAAATTCGACAATCAGTTTAA
- a CDS encoding ATP-dependent DNA helicase RecQ — MNIAWQEVKEKFKQIWGYEDFRSPQGEIIHTLLTGKDAVIILPTGGGKSICFQLPALLQQGLTIVVSPLVALMENQVNQLKKLGLPGTLLHSELSRNEKQANLRGIAEQQFRLLYLSPETLLSKPIWELISQPQIKITGLVLDEVHCLTQWGTTFRPAYRRLGAVRRSLLQHKPPGTKIAIAAFTATADPQTQKAIAQVLELKEPKTFLVSPYRSNLSLNIQTVWTPRGRKQLTLKFIQARANQSGLVYVRSRQDSQTLAAWFQSLNYSVAPYHAGLVTSQRRKIEQDWISGKTQFVVCTSAFGMGIDKPDVRWVIHYHAPELLTEYIQEVGRGGRDNQPATALTLISELTGWLNPEDKQRSQFFNRKLEQQYRQAQQIAKQLPNQGAITIIKEQFPQGEITLGILHSLGLVSWQDPFHYRKRSSSIALNHLAARQKRHQQQMQQYLKTRECRWQYLLQAFGFSREAQRLKCDRCDNCRQYCN; from the coding sequence ATGAATATTGCTTGGCAGGAAGTTAAAGAGAAATTCAAACAGATTTGGGGTTATGAAGATTTTCGATCGCCTCAAGGAGAAATAATTCATACCCTCTTAACAGGTAAAGATGCTGTGATTATTTTGCCGACGGGTGGAGGAAAGTCGATTTGCTTTCAATTACCGGCATTATTACAACAGGGTTTGACTATCGTGGTTTCTCCTTTAGTAGCCTTAATGGAAAATCAGGTTAATCAATTAAAAAAGCTTGGTTTACCAGGAACATTATTGCACAGCGAATTATCTCGAAACGAAAAGCAGGCGAATTTAAGGGGAATAGCAGAACAGCAATTTAGATTACTCTACTTATCTCCCGAAACTTTACTCAGTAAACCAATCTGGGAACTCATCTCTCAACCTCAAATAAAAATTACGGGCTTAGTTTTAGATGAGGTTCATTGTCTAACTCAGTGGGGAACTACTTTTCGTCCTGCTTATCGTCGTTTGGGCGCAGTACGTCGCAGTTTATTACAACATAAACCCCCTGGTACTAAAATTGCGATCGCCGCCTTTACTGCTACTGCCGATCCCCAAACCCAAAAGGCGATCGCTCAAGTTTTAGAATTAAAGGAACCAAAAACTTTTCTAGTTAGTCCTTACCGCTCTAATCTGAGTTTAAATATCCAAACAGTTTGGACTCCCAGAGGCAGAAAACAGTTGACATTAAAGTTTATTCAAGCGAGAGCCAATCAATCCGGATTAGTCTATGTGCGTTCGCGTCAAGATAGCCAAACTTTAGCAGCATGGTTTCAATCTTTAAATTACTCCGTTGCTCCTTACCATGCAGGATTAGTTACTAGCCAAAGAAGAAAGATTGAACAAGATTGGATTTCGGGGAAAACCCAATTTGTAGTCTGTACCTCGGCTTTTGGTATGGGAATCGACAAACCAGATGTTCGCTGGGTAATTCACTATCACGCACCAGAATTACTTACGGAATATATTCAAGAAGTGGGCAGAGGTGGTAGGGATAATCAACCCGCAACAGCTTTAACCCTGATTAGTGAACTGACAGGATGGTTAAATCCAGAAGATAAACAACGCAGTCAATTTTTTAACCGTAAGTTAGAGCAACAATATCGCCAAGCACAGCAAATCGCCAAGCAGCTACCAAATCAAGGAGCGATCACCATAATCAAAGAACAATTTCCCCAAGGAGAAATTACTCTAGGAATTTTGCACAGTTTAGGCTTGGTATCCTGGCAAGATCCTTTCCACTATCGAAAACGCTCGTCTTCAATCGCTTTAAATCATTTAGCTGCCAGACAAAAACGTCATCA